In Sulfitobacter albidus, the following proteins share a genomic window:
- the lptB gene encoding LPS export ABC transporter ATP-binding protein — MPADLQVTEGDAGLRIDHLRKSYRKKIVIRDFSMELRRGEVVALLGPNGSGKTTTFYSVAGLVTPEGGTVTIDGKDVTTLPMYRRAQLGIGYLPQEMSIFRGLSVQENILAILDISQPDRRKKRKRLEQLLSEFSIEHLRRAPALALSGGERRRVEIARCLAADPKYLLLDEPFAGVDPISVGDIRTLVADLKKRGLGVLITDHNVRETLEIVDRAYILHEGRVLMSGTPDEVVADGDVRRVYLGDNFKIS, encoded by the coding sequence ATGCCAGCCGATTTGCAGGTGACGGAAGGCGACGCGGGCCTGCGCATCGACCACCTGCGCAAATCCTACCGCAAGAAAATCGTCATCCGCGACTTCTCGATGGAGCTGCGGCGGGGCGAGGTTGTGGCGCTTCTGGGCCCCAACGGATCCGGCAAGACAACGACGTTCTACTCGGTCGCGGGGCTCGTCACACCCGAAGGCGGCACCGTCACCATCGACGGCAAAGACGTCACAACCCTGCCGATGTACCGCCGCGCCCAGCTTGGCATCGGCTATCTGCCCCAGGAAATGAGCATCTTTCGCGGGCTCAGCGTGCAGGAAAATATCCTCGCCATCCTCGACATCTCGCAACCCGACCGGCGCAAGAAACGCAAACGGCTTGAACAACTGCTCAGTGAATTCTCCATCGAACATCTGCGCCGCGCGCCCGCGCTGGCCCTTTCGGGCGGGGAGCGACGCCGCGTCGAAATCGCCCGCTGCCTCGCCGCAGATCCCAAATACCTGCTGCTCGATGAACCCTTTGCCGGGGTCGATCCGATCTCGGTCGGCGATATCCGTACGCTGGTGGCCGATCTCAAGAAACGCGGGCTGGGTGTGCTGATTACCGATCACAACGTGCGCGAAACCCTCGAAATCGTGGACCGCGCCTATATCCTGCACGAGGGCCGCGTGCTGATGTCCGGCACCCCGGACGAAGTCGTCGCCGACGGTGACGTGCGCCGCGTCTACCTCGGCGACAATTTCAAGATTTCCTGA
- a CDS encoding glycosyltransferase family 2 protein has protein sequence MRLQRKRWKLRALRKRRELKCVVDRTDQIRPDDILLFCTQRNEKIRLAYFLEYYREQGVNHFFFVDNDSDDGALEYLRQQPDCSVWFTRASYRRSRFGVDWLNWLQRKYAHGHWTLTVDPDEFLVYPFCDTRPLRALTDWLDASSIKSFSAMLLDMYPKGRLDEQPYREGTNPIDIAAWFDSGNYTMSRNHAFTNLWIQGGPRARVFFRDEPARAPALNKVPLVKWDKRYVYVSSTHMLLPRGLNQVYDEWGGEKASGVLLHAKFIDTFGAKAAEELERGQHYAGSVEYKAYAERVRENPQLWCKWSEKYINWRQLEILGLMSKGNWA, from the coding sequence CTGAGGCTTCAGCGTAAACGCTGGAAGCTGCGGGCGCTGAGAAAACGGCGCGAATTGAAATGTGTCGTTGACCGGACGGACCAGATCCGCCCGGACGATATTCTGTTGTTCTGCACCCAACGCAACGAAAAGATCCGGCTGGCCTATTTCCTTGAATACTACCGCGAGCAGGGCGTTAATCATTTCTTTTTTGTGGACAATGACAGCGACGATGGCGCGCTGGAGTATCTGCGCCAGCAGCCCGATTGTTCGGTCTGGTTTACCCGCGCGTCCTACCGCCGGTCGCGGTTCGGTGTCGATTGGCTGAACTGGCTGCAACGCAAATACGCCCATGGCCACTGGACGCTGACGGTCGATCCAGATGAATTCCTGGTCTACCCGTTCTGCGACACGCGGCCCCTGCGCGCGCTGACGGATTGGCTGGACGCGTCGTCGATCAAATCCTTCTCGGCGATGTTGCTGGACATGTATCCCAAGGGCCGTCTGGACGAGCAACCCTACCGCGAGGGGACCAACCCCATCGATATCGCGGCGTGGTTCGACAGCGGCAACTACACGATGTCGCGCAATCACGCGTTCACAAACCTGTGGATACAGGGCGGCCCGCGCGCGCGGGTGTTTTTCCGCGATGAACCGGCGCGCGCGCCCGCGCTCAACAAGGTGCCGCTGGTGAAGTGGGACAAGCGATACGTCTATGTCTCGTCCACCCACATGCTGCTGCCGCGCGGTCTGAATCAGGTCTACGACGAGTGGGGCGGGGAGAAGGCGAGCGGCGTTCTGCTGCACGCAAAATTCATCGACACTTTTGGCGCCAAGGCTGCCGAAGAGCTGGAGCGCGGCCAGCACTACGCGGGATCGGTCGAATACAAGGCCTACGCGGAGCGGGTGCGCGAGAACCCGCAGCTGTGGTGCAAATGGAGCGAGAAATACATCAACTGGCGCCAGCTTGAGATTCTCGGGCTGATGTCCAAGGGGAACTGGGCATGA
- the hpf gene encoding ribosome hibernation-promoting factor, HPF/YfiA family, which yields MRYQISGKQIDIGDALQTHVKEELGSAVQKYAERPTDAQVIFSKSGHEYVCEATVHLSTGLTAAAKAHATEIYAAFDNCCEKMEKQLRRYKRRLKDHHKERAEPVELLGASSYVLQSQGEAEGEEPETLQPMIIAEMQTKIASLSVGEAVMQMELSGAPVLVFKKEGAAGVNVVYRREDGNIGWIDPGS from the coding sequence ATGCGGTACCAGATCAGCGGAAAACAAATCGACATCGGCGACGCACTGCAAACCCACGTCAAGGAAGAGCTGGGAAGCGCGGTTCAGAAATACGCCGAACGACCGACTGATGCGCAGGTGATTTTTTCCAAATCGGGTCACGAGTATGTCTGCGAGGCAACAGTGCATCTGTCCACCGGACTGACCGCCGCCGCCAAGGCCCACGCGACCGAGATCTATGCCGCCTTTGACAACTGCTGCGAAAAGATGGAAAAGCAGCTGCGCCGATACAAGCGCAGGTTGAAGGACCATCACAAGGAGCGGGCCGAACCGGTTGAACTTCTTGGGGCTTCCAGTTACGTTCTGCAATCACAGGGCGAGGCCGAGGGTGAAGAACCCGAGACGCTGCAGCCCATGATCATTGCCGAAATGCAGACAAAAATAGCCAGTTTGTCTGTCGGTGAAGCGGTCATGCAGATGGAACTCTCCGGCGCGCCGGTTTTGGTTTTCAAAAAAGAGGGCGCCGCGGGCGTCAACGTTGTTTACCGGCGCGAAGATGGAAATATAGGCTGGATTGACCCGGGGTCGTAG
- the galU gene encoding UTP--glucose-1-phosphate uridylyltransferase GalU, translating into MGNKVTTAIFPVAGMGTRFLPATKSVPKEIMTLVDRPLIQYAIDEARAAGITEFIFVTSRGKGALEDYFDLAPTLEQSLADSGKTELLEILRKTNMDSGQIAYIRQHKALGLGHAVWCARRLVGDQPFAVILPDDVIAAEKPCLQQMVEAYEETGGNMVAAMEVPTERTSAYGILDVETAEGNLFPVRGMVEKPKAEDAPSNLAVIGRYILSPTVMRNLDSKSTGAGGEIQLTDAIAADIAKENNVHGFRFEGQRFDCGSKSGFLQATVAFGLDRPELRDDLAAYLKDLVPGLA; encoded by the coding sequence ATGGGAAATAAAGTCACGACAGCAATTTTTCCGGTGGCCGGGATGGGGACGCGGTTTTTGCCCGCGACCAAATCGGTGCCGAAAGAGATCATGACGCTCGTCGATCGACCGCTCATCCAATACGCCATCGATGAGGCCCGCGCGGCCGGCATTACTGAGTTCATCTTTGTCACCTCGCGCGGCAAGGGCGCGCTGGAGGATTATTTCGACCTTGCACCCACGCTTGAGCAATCATTAGCGGACAGCGGCAAGACCGAACTGCTGGAGATCCTGCGCAAGACCAATATGGACAGTGGGCAGATCGCCTATATCCGCCAGCACAAGGCGCTGGGGCTGGGGCACGCCGTGTGGTGCGCGCGGCGTCTGGTGGGGGATCAGCCCTTTGCGGTAATCCTGCCCGACGACGTGATCGCGGCGGAAAAGCCGTGTCTGCAGCAGATGGTCGAGGCCTATGAGGAGACCGGCGGCAACATGGTCGCGGCGATGGAGGTTCCGACGGAGCGGACTTCTGCCTACGGGATTCTGGATGTGGAGACGGCGGAGGGGAACCTGTTTCCCGTGCGCGGCATGGTCGAAAAGCCCAAGGCCGAGGATGCGCCATCCAATCTTGCCGTGATCGGGCGGTATATCCTGTCGCCCACCGTGATGCGGAACCTCGACAGCAAATCCACCGGCGCGGGTGGGGAGATTCAGCTGACCGATGCGATCGCCGCCGATATCGCCAAGGAGAACAACGTGCATGGCTTCCGGTTCGAGGGGCAGCGGTTCGATTGCGGCTCTAAATCGGGGTTTTTGCAGGCGACTGTCGCCTTTGGGCTGGACCGGCCCGAGTTGCGCGACGATCTGGCCGCCTACCTCAAGGACCTGGTGCCGGGTCTGGCGTGA
- the cysQ gene encoding 3'(2'),5'-bisphosphate nucleotidase CysQ, producing MDFEKLTREMRRLALEAGDAIMAIYGQDDFEVEAKDDDSPVTAADKAADRIISDGLRAAFPDTMLVTEEQAATHEMQADTFLIVDPLDGTKEFIHRRGDFTVNIAYVEDGVPTRGVVYAPAKGRMFFTGAAGQSVEETGPLAKDNVGPLTPISVSEPDNAALMVVASKSHRDQATDDYIGKYQVKDMKSAGSSLKFCLVATGEADIYPRLGRTMEWDTAAGHAVLAGAGGQVLRFDDLTPLRYGKQTYANPFFIATAPGVTLHQG from the coding sequence ATGGATTTCGAAAAGCTGACCCGTGAGATGCGCAGGCTGGCCCTTGAGGCCGGGGACGCGATCATGGCGATATACGGTCAGGACGATTTCGAGGTCGAGGCCAAGGACGACGACAGCCCCGTCACGGCGGCGGACAAGGCGGCGGACAGGATCATCTCTGACGGGCTGCGCGCGGCCTTTCCCGACACGATGCTGGTGACCGAAGAGCAGGCCGCGACGCATGAGATGCAGGCCGATACGTTCCTGATCGTCGATCCGCTGGACGGGACCAAGGAGTTCATCCACCGGCGTGGTGATTTCACCGTCAACATCGCCTATGTCGAGGACGGCGTGCCGACGCGCGGCGTGGTTTACGCGCCCGCCAAGGGCCGGATGTTTTTCACCGGTGCCGCGGGGCAGTCGGTGGAGGAGACCGGGCCGCTTGCGAAGGATAACGTGGGGCCGCTGACGCCGATTTCGGTGTCGGAGCCCGACAATGCCGCGCTGATGGTCGTGGCGTCGAAGTCGCACCGCGATCAGGCGACGGATGACTATATCGGCAAGTATCAGGTCAAGGACATGAAGAGCGCGGGATCGTCGCTGAAATTCTGTCTGGTGGCCACGGGTGAGGCCGACATCTACCCGCGGCTGGGCCGTACGATGGAATGGGACACGGCTGCGGGTCATGCGGTCTTGGCGGGGGCCGGGGGGCAGGTGCTGCGCTTTGATGACCTCACGCCGCTGCGCTATGGCAAGCAAACATATGCCAACCCGTTCTTTATCGCGACAGCCCCCGGTGTGACGCTGCACCAAGGCTGA
- a CDS encoding PTS sugar transporter subunit IIA, producing MNFAKLLPSKGVKVLASTSSKKRLLVELGDMAEQAYGVDAATVVEALLAREALGPTGVGHGVALPHARIDGINEVRGLFALLEKPVDFGAVDRQPVDIAFCLLAPQDAGVEHLKALALVSRTLRDTSICVKLRANRSPDTLHTILTEVQDSKAA from the coding sequence ATGAACTTTGCCAAACTCCTGCCCTCGAAGGGCGTGAAGGTGCTTGCATCGACCAGCAGCAAAAAGCGGCTGCTGGTAGAGCTGGGAGATATGGCTGAACAGGCATATGGCGTCGATGCCGCCACCGTGGTCGAGGCGCTTCTAGCGCGCGAAGCGTTGGGACCGACGGGCGTGGGCCACGGTGTGGCCCTGCCCCATGCCCGAATCGATGGGATCAACGAGGTGCGCGGGCTTTTCGCCCTTCTGGAAAAGCCGGTGGATTTTGGGGCCGTGGATCGTCAGCCGGTAGATATCGCATTCTGCCTGCTGGCCCCGCAGGACGCAGGCGTCGAGCACCTCAAGGCACTCGCGCTCGTCTCGCGCACCCTGCGCGACACCAGCATCTGCGTGAAACTGCGCGCCAATCGCTCCCCGGATACGCTGCACACCATCCTGACCGAAGTGCAGGACAGCAAGGCCGCTTAG
- a CDS encoding beta-1,6-N-acetylglucosaminyltransferase codes for MTAGVGVVMLVHTALGRAEQVARHWAASGVPIVIHVDRNVPKATYDTFRTALADVPNLLFSKRYRCEWGTWGIVAASQAASELMLASFADVRHVYLASGSCLPLRPVEELIDYLAARPRTDFIESATTADVPWTVGGLDEERFTMRFPFSWKRHRYFFDRAVEFQRRFNIKRRMPPGLVPHMGSQWWCLTRQTLSAILQDPQRPVYDRYFRHVWIPDESYFQTLSRLYSVNIESRSLTLSKFDFQGKPHIFYDDHLQLLRRSDCFVARKIWPYADRLYQAFLTDTDGAMKKTEPNPGKIDRIFAKAVERRTRGRSGLYMQSRFPNEDWENGVTAGEYSVFQGFSQLFENFEPWLANATGARVHGHLFSPDRVQFADGQTTLNGALSDSALQRDYNPEAFLTNLIWNTRGERQCFQFGPMDNQKINWRVAKDPNAQVSVITGAWAVTLFRSNLDFVDIRRVAATLQKIESDHMDVLRSPYAKARVRIWNMAEFIEAPMEPLQGILDEIGQARIRRLSEAPKMVDLHGFGQFLQNLKNQGMHPYLMGDFPVERGPVSNPDVPRKPYLVK; via the coding sequence ATGACCGCGGGCGTGGGCGTTGTGATGCTGGTGCATACCGCGCTGGGCCGGGCCGAGCAGGTGGCGCGGCACTGGGCCGCATCGGGCGTGCCGATCGTGATCCACGTCGACCGGAATGTGCCCAAGGCTACCTATGACACCTTTCGCACCGCGCTGGCGGATGTGCCGAACCTGCTGTTTTCAAAACGCTACCGGTGTGAGTGGGGGACCTGGGGCATCGTCGCCGCAAGTCAGGCCGCAAGCGAGCTGATGCTGGCGAGCTTTGCCGATGTGCGGCATGTCTACCTTGCCTCTGGTTCATGCCTGCCGCTGCGTCCGGTGGAGGAACTGATCGACTACCTCGCCGCGCGCCCGCGCACCGATTTCATCGAGAGTGCGACGACGGCCGATGTGCCCTGGACCGTGGGCGGGTTGGACGAGGAAAGATTCACGATGCGCTTTCCCTTTTCGTGGAAGCGGCACCGATATTTCTTCGACCGCGCGGTGGAGTTTCAGCGCCGGTTCAACATCAAGCGCCGGATGCCGCCGGGATTGGTGCCGCATATGGGCTCGCAGTGGTGGTGCCTGACGCGCCAGACCCTGTCGGCGATCCTGCAGGATCCGCAGCGCCCGGTCTATGATCGGTATTTCCGCCACGTGTGGATCCCGGATGAAAGCTATTTCCAGACACTTTCGCGGCTTTACTCCGTGAATATCGAAAGCCGGTCCCTGACGCTGTCGAAGTTCGATTTTCAGGGCAAACCGCACATCTTTTACGACGACCACCTGCAACTGCTGCGTCGGTCGGATTGTTTTGTCGCGCGCAAGATCTGGCCCTATGCCGACAGGCTTTATCAGGCGTTTCTGACAGACACAGACGGCGCCATGAAAAAGACCGAGCCGAACCCCGGCAAGATCGACCGCATTTTCGCAAAGGCGGTGGAGCGTCGGACGCGCGGGCGGTCGGGCCTTTATATGCAGTCCCGCTTTCCCAACGAGGATTGGGAAAATGGGGTGACGGCGGGCGAGTATTCGGTTTTTCAGGGGTTTTCGCAGCTGTTCGAGAATTTCGAGCCATGGCTGGCCAATGCGACCGGTGCGCGGGTTCACGGGCATCTGTTCAGCCCCGACCGGGTGCAATTTGCCGATGGGCAGACCACGCTGAACGGCGCGCTGAGCGACAGCGCCTTGCAGCGCGATTATAACCCGGAGGCGTTTCTGACCAACCTGATCTGGAACACCCGCGGCGAGAGGCAGTGTTTTCAGTTTGGCCCGATGGATAACCAGAAGATCAACTGGCGCGTGGCCAAGGACCCCAACGCGCAGGTGTCGGTCATCACCGGGGCCTGGGCGGTGACGCTGTTCCGCTCCAACCTCGATTTTGTGGATATTCGCCGGGTGGCGGCGACGCTGCAAAAGATCGAGAGCGATCACATGGACGTGCTGCGCTCGCCCTACGCCAAGGCGCGGGTGCGGATCTGGAACATGGCGGAATTCATTGAGGCGCCGATGGAGCCGTTGCAGGGCATCCTTGACGAGATCGGGCAGGCGCGGATCAGACGGCTGAGCGAGGCGCCCAAGATGGTCGATCTGCACGGCTTTGGCCAATTCCTGCAGAACCTCAAGAACCAGGGCATGCACCCCTATCTGATGGGCGATTTCCCGGTGGAGCGTGGTCCGGTGTCGAACCCGGATGTGCCGCGCAAACCCTATCTGGTGAAGTAG
- a CDS encoding glycosyltransferase family 2 protein: MGDQAVSVVIVSRHRAAALLRCLRGVAQLQYPNFEVVVVADPEGLEAIDTLDGMDAVKRVGFDEGNISAARNLGVSHAAGEIIAFIDDDAVPEPSWLRHLCAPAARQDVAAMGGFVRGRNGISWQNRARILDRHGAAQEIEVDPLQATVMVAPKGRAIKTEGTNMAVRRDVLVALGGFDPAFRFFLDETDLNMRLAWAGHATALVPLAQVHHGFAASARRRNDRVPRDLTEIGASWAVFQRKHVAKDDRAAHWAGIRAAERRRLLTHMVAGRLEPRDVRRLMRGLRRGYDAGLARPFGGGAIPRHSVRAFQRFETRRADPGFNAVPWRKRAQAMQAAADRVRAGGIETVLILTRTALFHRVSFEANGVWVQRGGIYGKAERSEPLVRLTTRARRAARERRRMAQVRGHDAG, from the coding sequence ATGGGCGATCAGGCGGTCAGCGTCGTCATTGTCAGCCGCCACCGGGCTGCGGCGCTGCTGCGGTGTTTGCGCGGGGTAGCACAGCTGCAATACCCGAATTTCGAAGTGGTGGTCGTTGCCGATCCCGAGGGGTTGGAAGCGATCGACACGTTGGACGGTATGGACGCGGTCAAGCGGGTCGGGTTCGACGAGGGCAATATCTCGGCCGCGCGCAACCTTGGGGTCAGCCACGCGGCGGGGGAGATCATCGCCTTTATCGACGATGATGCGGTGCCGGAGCCGTCCTGGCTGCGCCATCTGTGTGCGCCCGCCGCGCGGCAGGACGTGGCGGCGATGGGCGGTTTCGTGCGCGGTCGCAACGGGATCAGCTGGCAGAACCGGGCGCGTATCCTCGACCGCCATGGTGCGGCGCAGGAGATCGAGGTTGATCCCTTGCAGGCCACGGTGATGGTTGCGCCCAAGGGGCGGGCGATCAAGACCGAGGGCACGAATATGGCGGTACGCCGCGATGTTCTGGTGGCGCTGGGCGGCTTTGATCCGGCGTTTCGGTTTTTCCTCGATGAGACGGACCTGAACATGCGTCTGGCGTGGGCGGGCCACGCCACAGCACTTGTGCCGCTGGCGCAGGTGCACCATGGCTTTGCCGCCAGTGCGCGGCGCCGCAACGACCGGGTCCCGCGCGATCTGACCGAAATCGGCGCCAGCTGGGCGGTGTTCCAGCGCAAGCATGTCGCCAAGGACGATCGCGCGGCCCATTGGGCCGGGATCCGGGCGGCGGAACGTCGGCGGCTGCTGACACATATGGTCGCCGGACGGTTGGAGCCGCGCGACGTGCGGAGGCTGATGCGCGGCCTGCGGCGGGGCTATGACGCGGGGCTGGCGCGGCCTTTTGGCGGGGGTGCGATACCGCGCCATTCGGTGCGGGCGTTCCAGAGGTTCGAGACGCGCAGGGCGGATCCGGGATTTAACGCCGTCCCATGGCGCAAGCGGGCGCAGGCGATGCAGGCGGCGGCCGACAGGGTGCGCGCGGGCGGGATCGAGACGGTGTTGATCCTGACGCGCACGGCGCTGTTCCACCGTGTCAGTTTCGAGGCCAATGGCGTCTGGGTGCAGCGCGGCGGCATCTATGGCAAGGCCGAGCGGTCAGAGCCGCTGGTGCGTTTGACCACGCGCGCCCGCCGCGCGGCGCGAGAAAGGCGGCGCATGGCGCAGGTTCGGGGGCATGATGCGGGATAA
- a CDS encoding glycosyltransferase family 4 protein: MHNPPPARLIDVTRLLRRSGRMLTGVDRVELAYLQELLQGDVALWGMARTPLGYVLLDRTGLAQFAAAVTGARPFGPPDLLSRLSRRQHPTVRAAQSDLRRWAVARCMPRGLARMLVRHLPEGTAYLNLGHSNLTERVFEAVRAVAQARITVFIHDIIPLTHPQFQRPGTVAPFEAKLARVQRYADLILYNSDDTRRQTEAWMQQRGTVPAGIVAHLGTIVVEPDPSALPARLRFDRPYFVCVGTIEPRKNHALLLDIWEALGDRAPPLVIAGSRGWNNAGVFARLDALPEGAPVHEAAGLSDAALAALVQGAHALLFPSHAEGFGLPAIEAMTLGTPVLCSNIATFGEILGDKAVYTDPLDWQLWQSRVVDWSKRSRETLRVTDFDAPTWDAHFKIALSFT; this comes from the coding sequence GTGCATAATCCGCCGCCCGCCCGGTTGATCGACGTCACGCGGCTGCTTCGGCGGTCGGGGCGGATGCTGACCGGGGTGGACCGGGTCGAGTTGGCGTATCTTCAAGAACTGTTGCAAGGCGACGTGGCCTTGTGGGGGATGGCGCGCACGCCGCTCGGCTATGTGTTGCTGGACCGTACGGGGCTGGCGCAATTTGCGGCGGCGGTAACGGGCGCGCGTCCCTTCGGACCTCCTGATCTGCTGTCCCGGCTGAGCCGACGGCAACATCCGACAGTACGCGCGGCGCAAAGCGATCTGCGGCGCTGGGCGGTGGCGCGCTGTATGCCGCGCGGTCTGGCGCGGATGCTGGTGCGGCATCTTCCCGAGGGGACCGCGTATCTGAACCTTGGACATTCCAATCTGACCGAACGGGTGTTCGAGGCCGTGCGCGCGGTGGCGCAGGCGCGGATCACGGTGTTTATCCATGATATCATTCCGCTGACCCATCCGCAGTTTCAGCGCCCCGGTACGGTGGCGCCCTTCGAGGCAAAGCTGGCGCGGGTGCAGCGGTACGCGGATCTGATCCTGTATAACTCCGATGATACGCGCCGCCAGACGGAGGCATGGATGCAGCAGCGCGGGACTGTTCCGGCCGGTATTGTTGCGCATCTGGGGACAATCGTGGTGGAGCCGGATCCGTCGGCGCTGCCCGCGCGGCTGCGGTTTGATCGGCCCTATTTTGTCTGTGTCGGCACGATTGAGCCGCGCAAGAACCACGCGCTGCTGCTGGATATCTGGGAGGCGCTGGGCGATCGGGCGCCGCCGCTGGTGATCGCTGGCAGCCGGGGGTGGAATAACGCGGGGGTGTTTGCCCGGCTCGACGCATTGCCCGAGGGCGCACCGGTGCACGAGGCTGCGGGGCTGAGCGATGCGGCATTGGCCGCCTTGGTGCAGGGCGCTCACGCGCTGCTGTTTCCCAGCCATGCGGAAGGGTTCGGATTGCCCGCTATCGAGGCGATGACGCTCGGAACCCCGGTTTTGTGCAGCAATATTGCGACATTTGGCGAAATCCTTGGGGATAAGGCCGTTTACACAGACCCGCTTGACTGGCAATTATGGCAAAGTCGAGTTGTTGACTGGTCTAAACGGTCTCGGGAGACACTACGGGTAACGGATTTTGACGCGCCGACGTGGGACGCGCATTTCAAGATCGCATTAAGTTTTACCTGA
- a CDS encoding nodulation protein NodH, which produces MTARFDSFVVFAEMRTGSNFLEANLNSFAGITCHGEAFNPHFIGYPNSSSILGVDQETRDRDPGILLRAIREDQAGMGGFRYFHDHDPRVLDRVLDDPRVGKVILTRNPLESYISWKIAQATGQWKLTDMKARKAAQAIFNADEFEAHLEALQQFQLKLMNRLQTSGQTAFYVAYEDLQSVEVMNGVAAYLGVPEAIEGLDKSLKKQNPSPLSEKVANYGAMVQALGKLDRFDLTRTPNFEPRRGPNVPGYVAGVKAPLLFMPMAGGPQQSLRRWLAALDGEKPNALTTKMTQKDLRQWKRKHEGHRSFTVLRHPALRVHEVFCHRILNAGQGSYVQLRRTLVRRYKLPLPGEGEERGIDRAAHRAAFVAFVEFLRGNLAGQTAIRVDAGWATQAANVQGFGEFTLPDLILREDQLAQELPLLAARFGYNGVPAIAAEEARGPFTLADIYDAEIEALIADVYQRDYMMFGFGAWR; this is translated from the coding sequence ATGACAGCGCGTTTCGACAGTTTTGTGGTCTTTGCCGAAATGCGGACCGGGTCGAATTTTCTGGAGGCGAATCTCAATTCCTTCGCCGGGATCACCTGCCACGGTGAGGCGTTCAATCCGCATTTCATCGGCTATCCCAACAGCTCCTCGATCCTGGGCGTGGACCAGGAAACACGCGACCGTGATCCCGGGATCCTGCTGCGCGCGATCCGTGAGGATCAGGCGGGGATGGGGGGCTTTCGCTATTTTCACGACCACGATCCGCGCGTGCTGGACCGTGTGCTGGACGATCCGCGCGTGGGGAAGGTGATCCTGACGCGCAATCCGTTGGAAAGCTACATCAGCTGGAAGATCGCGCAGGCAACGGGCCAGTGGAAGCTGACGGATATGAAGGCGCGCAAGGCCGCGCAGGCGATCTTTAACGCCGATGAATTCGAGGCCCATCTGGAGGCGTTGCAGCAGTTCCAGCTGAAGCTGATGAACCGGTTGCAGACCTCTGGGCAGACTGCGTTCTACGTCGCATATGAGGATCTGCAAAGCGTCGAGGTAATGAACGGGGTTGCCGCCTATCTGGGCGTGCCTGAGGCGATAGAGGGGCTGGACAAGAGCCTGAAGAAACAGAACCCCAGCCCGCTGTCGGAAAAGGTCGCGAATTATGGCGCGATGGTGCAGGCGCTGGGCAAGCTCGACCGCTTTGATCTGACGCGCACGCCGAATTTCGAGCCGCGGCGCGGGCCGAATGTGCCGGGCTATGTGGCGGGGGTGAAGGCGCCGCTGTTGTTCATGCCGATGGCGGGCGGTCCGCAGCAAAGCCTGCGGCGCTGGCTGGCAGCGCTGGACGGGGAAAAACCCAACGCCCTGACGACCAAGATGACGCAAAAGGATCTGCGCCAGTGGAAGCGCAAGCACGAGGGGCATCGCAGCTTTACCGTGTTGCGGCATCCGGCGCTGCGCGTGCATGAGGTGTTTTGCCACCGGATCCTGAATGCGGGGCAAGGCAGCTATGTGCAGCTGCGGCGCACGCTGGTGCGGCGCTACAAGCTGCCGCTGCCCGGCGAGGGGGAGGAGCGTGGCATCGACCGCGCCGCCCACCGCGCGGCGTTTGTCGCGTTCGTCGAATTTCTGCGGGGCAATCTGGCGGGGCAGACGGCGATCCGCGTGGATGCCGGATGGGCCACGCAGGCCGCCAATGTTCAGGGCTTCGGAGAGTTCACACTGCCGGATCTGATCTTGCGCGAGGATCAACTGGCGCAGGAGCTGCCCCTGCTGGCGGCGCGGTTCGGATATAACGGCGTGCCCGCCATCGCGGCGGAGGAGGCGCGCGGGCCTTTCACGCTCGCCGATATCTACGACGCAGAGATCGAGGCGCTGATCGCCGATGTCTACCAGCGCGACTACATGATGTTCGGATTCGGTGCCTGGCGCTAA